The nucleotide sequence TTTATCCTGGATGTACCGGGCTCACACAAGTGAAGGGAGCAAAAGTCAAAAAGCCCAGAGTTCAAACAGTTAACAAAACAACTAAAGCACACTCGCTGGTCGCCATGACGACACAACAAACCAACACTCTCGCCGTCAGCCAGGGGCGTTTTCTCACAGCGTGTACACCTAAAGAAGGACATTTTCAGACAGGTGAGCGCTCGGTGCCAGGAGGCGTTTGagtcactgctgctgctcagtgaGCTCTTTGTACTCAGAGGAAAAAAACTGCCAGCAGTAACGAGATACTTGGTTCACATATCACACAGCCCAGAGCCATGAGAGGAGGGGTGCAACAAGTATTTATATCTTTAAAAGTACACAGAATTTGGAAACAAGTAACtgtgcatttactcaagtaggCCACCAATCAATACAGCAAAGAATCAACATATATTATTCAGTAATACGGCCTAACATCCATTATACTGCGTGATGAGTTACTACTTAAGTACATTGTGAGCCTACGATGTTCTCCGCTCGAACTTTTAAAAATTTTATggaggactttttttttttcttttacagacaaacagcaggagtgtttttacactgttattgcaacttttacttaagtaaaagatctgaatatttcttccacctctgagtaacaaagaaacaaaaacacttcatTACAAGTCAAGTTCCCAAAATCCTACTTAGTAAAAGCACACAGTCTCAACTTCATGCAGAAAAGTtctcagcagtaaaagtacagaagtattatcagccTAATGTAGTTAAAAGTAAGGGGCCGTCAGGTGACTTGTTGGCCTCGacttgggggaaaaaaggtttGAAACCACTGAATTTATCTTGAACGAtcatttatgtaaaatcttaatctagAAAGAAACCAGTAACTGCAGCAGTGAGATaaatgtgataataataatacactttattttaattgtaaGAAATATAATCCCTAATAACAATTAGAGTTCTTAGGGATACTGAGAAGTGGTCACAAAGTAAGACACAAActtgtaattaaataaaaggaCAACGATGTAAGTTAGATGCAAAATATGTTTCCATAATTAATGCAAAATAAGACAAGCTATGAAGATTAATTCTTAAAACaagattaaaaatattaatttaatcagCTGTTCTAACAAAATGTGGTTAAAAACCACATTCAGGTCAGAGGACACGCTAACAGAAGCTTAGTCTCCATCGGATCAGAGTTTGGTTTGAGGTGTAGTAAGTAAAACTGACTAACTGTGAACCTATTGATGTTAAAATGAAGTAATGTGAGCGGACCttcagcagaaacaagctgatTTATTAAGTGCACATCTAACTGGGAGGTTATGAAGGCAGGACTCTTCTCTCCAGGTGCAATGATGGATCTCATTTTTGCAACATATCTGAGCTGCAGGAAACACGACAGAACCAGTTCCATGATGTAACTGAATTCTTTGCACACTGcaggaaaaccatttctttctGAAGCGTTGTAGAGTAGCAGGTTGcaaaaaatggaataaaaacaaataatcaaaaaaagcacaagtacctcaaaatcaCAGCGTACAGCACAGGAGTGGAAGCACCGAGTTACGTTCCACCTCTGGGGGGGGGTGTGGACTGTGGACCCTGCccctcacctgcagctcagcCCACCTGAGCACCTTTAAAAGGAGAAAACTCATCCGTCTCTCCTCACTTCGCTACTCCTCCCTCCGCTGGAGAAGACCGACAGACACCTCCTCTGATTCTTACTCCATCATCATGACTACGATGTTCTCCGCTCGAAGCAGCATGATGAACAGTGGCGGTGGTGGCGGCAGCTACGGCCTGGGCATGGGGCGAGCATCCTACGGCAAAGGCATGAGTTCATTCAGTGTGGTGGGAGGAGCTGGAGGTGGTGGTGTCAGGGTCTCCCAGGCCAGCAGGAGCTtctctgctgctggaggtggcGGTGGCTACGGCTTAGGTGGCGGGGCAGGTGCAGGCTACGGCTTCGGTGGTGGAGCAGGAGCAGGTTTCGGTAGTGGTGGCGGCGGAGGATTCGGCGGCGGCGGCGCAGGTTTCGGAGGAGGCTTTGGTGGAGGGGCGTCTGCGGACGACAGCCTCATCGGCAACGAGAAGTTCACCATGCAGAACCTGAACGACCGCCTGGCCACCTACCTGGCCAAGGTGGCGGCTCTGGAGAAGACCAACAGCGAGCTGGAGCTGAAGATCAGGCAGTTTGTGGAGAGCCAGGTCAGCCCCGAGGCCAGGGACTACAGCCACTTCTTCGCTACCATCGCAGATCTGCAGGGCAAGGTGAGGAAGAGGGGCAGCATGGGAAACGGGGTGGTGTGTCTAATTCTAGCTGTGGTCTGTGGTCTTCTTTTATCCACGTGTTTCACAAAGCAATATCAAAGGAGAACATAACTGTACAGAAGACAAAACTTCTGCCTAATCTCTAACATAATAACAGCTcgtaactttagtaaaacaaaagacagaccTAGTTCAAcatcacaaacaaaagacaaaatccTTTCCagaaggaaaatacaaaatctaaacactaaataaatacaataacagTAGAAGTAatacattcttcttcttcctctaaTAACCGGTTATGTATCTCGGGAGATAATGAGATAATTAGCGCATCAAAGATAAAATAACATAACCGCAAGCACGGTCGTTTTGGCTTcataaatgtgaatgtttgagGCAGTGAGAAGTAAACGGGGCTCTCAGTGACTGGATGGATGTCTCTGAATCAAAATAGGTCGACCCCACCTGTGTGTAAGAGATCCAGGTGAGGCGGCCACGCCTCAAAAACTCCAGCTGCTGCACACAGACGCCCTGAAGCAGTCTCCATCCAGGTGTAAAAGCAGCTCCGATTTCATTTCAGTGTCTCCCTGCACGGGGCTGATTTTGTGTCAGAGGGACAATTAGATTGCTGTCGACTGAAAGGAAAATCATTTTCTCTGAAAAGAGAAGacagcaaaatatttttttaacgaTAATGATGGCATCTCTCGTCTtccataaataataattatagaaAGTTAAAAGAAGCAAAGTGAGAAGTGAATCAGACGGATGTCGACCACGCCTGATCCAGGTGAAGCTGCCACGCCTTAAAAACTCTGGTCTGATTTAGAAATGCTTCAGACGACATGAACAGTTTGACGTTTCATATTTCACCGCAGCACCAATGTTTTCCTAAAAACCCGTGTCTTTAAATCATAACACTacctaaaaaacatttttaattcttATCTTGGATTATTTTATGTTCATTTTTCTTTATAATCTGTATTTCTACGTTTGAAATTTGTAACACATTTTTTGGTTTATTAAATCGCTCATACTTTGTAATttgaacattatacctgctttaTTTCCACTTAAGCTTTTACTCTGTTCTGTTCTACTTTAATGTGCGCATGAAGAATATTTCTGCTCACCAGACCTGCTCAGTATATTCATGCTGCTGCATCTTTGAcacataaattaattaaataaaagttgctCTTTCCATCCACTGGCGTCCGgtggtgtgtgttggtgtgtgttgtTGCAGATGCAGGACTGATCTGGTGATACAACTTCTTCTTTGTGTCGGTGTGTTTTCAGATCCAGGACGCCATCGTCCTCAGAGGAACAGTCATGCTGAGCATCGACAACGCCAAGCTGGCTCAGGACGACTTCAGAGTCAAGTCAGTAACTCTTTGTCTTCTTTCGTCCTCTGCTGCAACACAAGAACAACAATTATCAGCCACACAAAATCTATGCAAAGTAAAAACTAAGTCGTGATGGTGATAAacttttctgttattcagcTGAACTAAAGATACAAAGAGACAAACCGGGTCTCCACCTGACAGCAGGTGTTATTACCAGCAGCATCACTCCCTCTGCTGGCTGCAAGGTGGAATTACTGTCTTCTAGAAAATTACACAAAACCTCCCCTGCAAACAtcataaaatttattattttgtgtttgaaaaattatctttaaacatttcaaacttTTAACCAAACGAAGCACTTTAACCCTGTGATTGGTTAAAGCTTGTGAAAGCGCAGCAAAGAGAATAGCTCCACAAACATACTTGAATGTCTCAGTCTAGCTAACTCTGTAGCATCTTTTAAATCAATTCTTGGAAACTGACTTTATCTGAAAGCCTTTCAAGGCTGTAAACAATTTTAAATCTTGCTTAAGTCTTTGTGAAGTCCTAGTGTTGGGAAAGTTTACACCCAGATTTCATTTAGACAACTAGAAATGTTTTCAACACATCCACACACCTGAAGTTTTGATCCCATGATGAACTCTGTGCAGGTTTGAGAACGAGCTGTCGATGCGTCAGTCGGTGGAGGCGGACATCGCCGGGCTGAAGATGCTGCTGGGAGAACTGGGCGCGGCCAAGGGCGACCTGACCATGCAGATCGAAAGCCTAAAGGACGAGCTGGAGTCCATGAAGAAGAACCACGAGGAGGTAACGTATGTTACCTGAGAGCCGATCATTctacttttcttgtttttaatcCCAAATATTATTGGACCACGCAGCCTAACCTTTACAGCTTCAGTCATGCAGCTAACAGCCACTTTTCAAACCAATCGGCCCAATCCCAACCTCCATCCTAAACCCTCACAGACTTAGTTGAAGTCACCTGGTGAGTGCGAGAGGCTGCAAGGGCACAAAATGGTGTAATGGGACAGCATTTCGCAACATAGCACGTTACCTAAAACACGTTACGTACAATTGTGGGTTCAGGACTTGACTTTGTTTGTTCGTTTACCTTTTTTGTAACACCTCCGGGCTTCGCCGAGTAACGTCACAACGCTATGAACTGTGTAGTTCCCCCAGTCAAAGTCTGCAGACTTACAGAAAGGGTTTACCTGATGATTTGGCAGCAATAAGAGCTTGGGATTGGGTCGTCCCCTCGTGTTGTCACCTGACTGACCTCAGCCCCCCTTCCTGCTGCAGGACCTGCTGTCCATGCGAGGTGAGATGAGCGGCCAGGTGAACGTGGAGGTGGACGCCGGTCCTCAGGTTGACCTCAGTAAGGTCATGGAGGAAATCAGAGAACACTACGAGGGCATCGCCGCCAAGAACCGCAAAGAGCTGGAGAGCTGGTACCAGACCaaggtgagagagaaaacaccGTAAAGAAGTACATCTGCAAACCTGTATGTTTACCTTTATGCATCTTGGTGacgtcctcttcttcttctctaagtCGGAGGAGATCATGCAGGAGGTGGCGACCACAGAGATGACGCTGAAAACGACATCCTCTGAGGTGAAGGAGGTGAAGAGTCAGCTTCAGGCTCTGGAGATCGAGCTCCAGGCGCAGCTCAGCATGGTGAGGCCACAGCGCCACCTTATGCTAACTTTACAACAAAGTTAGCATGTAGTGGCCCTTGATCAAGGCGTGAtctttttaaaagtttgttctgttttaatgGCACCAATAGTTAAACataatatatattgttttgaaGCTGTAGCCACTTGATACTTTGCGTAGAGATCAACATCTCTCCTACAAGAGAGATCAGGGAACAAGTAACATTTACAGGCAGTTTGGGAGCTTTAACATTTGAGCTCGATGTGAAGCCACATTTCTGATTTATAAGTGCCAGCAGCCTGATTGAAAGTTCTGAAAACAGAATAGTCAGAGACGCAGTTGGACGTAGAGGACTATGTACttgttttaactgcatttaACTCTCAAGTCTGTAAAAAAGAAGTGATAACTGGAAAGCATGAAAGGCCGACGAACACGAGTCACCGCACAGGAGTGGAACCAGGGGATACAAAACTGTATCTGAACACAAATTACATTAAAGTGTTGATTAGAAAGAATGATGTTATAGAGTAAGGTTAGCAGGCCAAGAATAGAGAAGCAAATACCTCATCCTTGTCATGCTATGATGTACCTGTACAGACGACGACGAGTCCCAGGTGTCGCTGACAGACTATGAGGTACCCGTAAAGACAATAACGAGTCCCAGGTGTCGCTGACAGACAATGAGGTACCCGTAAAGACAATAACGAGTCCCAGGTGTCGCTGACAGACAATGAGGTACCCGTAAAGACAATAACGAGTCCCAGGTGTCGCTGACAGACAATGAGGTACCCGTAAAGACAATAACGAGTCCCAGGTGTCGCTGACAGACTATGAGGTACCCGTAAAGACAATAACGAGTCCCAGGTGTCGCTGACAGACTATGAGGTACCCGTAAAGACAATAACGAGTCCCAGGTGTCGCTGACAGACTATGGAGGTACCCGTAAAGACAATAACGAGTCCCAGGTGTCGCTGACAGACTATGATGACACCCAGGTGTCCCCATCTCCCAGGGGTCCCTGACAGACAATGACGTATCTATAGAGACAAGGACTCCCCCCCAGGTGTCCCTGTATAGACTATGATGTACCCATAGAGACAATGACAAGTGCCAGGCGCCCCTGTAGACTCTCACGGGTCCCTTTACAGACGACGACGAGTCCCAGGTGTCCCAGACAGACAATGTCTCCCAGCTGTCTCTGCACAGACGTTGACTATCAGGATGTCCCCGTCCAGACTGTTTTGTTAAGCATCTCATTATGTATTACTGCATAGACCCGGTCGTCCAGTGGTCCATTGTCTGTCTTCTAACTCTGTCTCCCTGTAGAAAGGGTCTCTTGAAGCCCAACTGGGCGA is from Micropterus dolomieu isolate WLL.071019.BEF.003 ecotype Adirondacks linkage group LG02, ASM2129224v1, whole genome shotgun sequence and encodes:
- the LOC123962437 gene encoding keratin, type I cytoskeletal 13-like, producing MTTMFSARSSMMNSGGGGGSYGLGMGRASYGKGMSSFSVVGGAGGGGVRVSQASRSFSAAGGGGGYGLGGGAGAGYGFGGGAGAGFGSGGGGGFGGGGAGFGGGFGGGASADDSLIGNEKFTMQNLNDRLATYLAKVAALEKTNSELELKIRQFVESQVSPEARDYSHFFATIADLQGKIQDAIVLRGTVMLSIDNAKLAQDDFRVKFENELSMRQSVEADIAGLKMLLGELGAAKGDLTMQIESLKDELESMKKNHEEDLLSMRGEMSGQVNVEVDAGPQVDLSKVMEEIREHYEGIAAKNRKELESWYQTKSEEIMQEVATTEMTLKTTSSEVKEVKSQLQALEIELQAQLSMKGSLEAQLGEVQSRYGMQLNGFQMQVGSMEEQLMQLRSELERQGQEYQMLLDIKTRLEMEIAQYRKLLDGEGVGSLLSSSDHTVSTTTTTKKAIIKVYNEEVKEKDFKLEEAT